GTCCCGAAAGCCCCAAAGTAAATCACCTGTACAACCTCGGCCATGGGCGTGATGGTGTTGGTCTTGCGCGAGCCGATGCGGAACTTGGCGGCCTTGTAGATCTTCCAGTAGACGAAGAGCACCACGCAGAGCGGCAGGTAGAAGGCGCCGAAGGTGGAGAAGATGGTGTAGGACGGGTCCTGGCTCACCTGGCACTCCAGCCGCTCCTCCGAGTAGGTCTCGCCCCAGCCGAAGAGCGGCGAGAGCGAGATGACGGACGACAGCAGCCAGGTGAGCGCGATCATGACGTTGGAGATGCGCTTGCGCGTCTTGAGCGTGTACTCCAGGTGCCGCGTGATGGACCAGTAGCGGTCCAGCGCGATGGCCGTCACGTTCCAGATGCTGGCGGTGCAGCAGAGCACGTCGAAGGAGATCCACGCCTGGCAGAGCAGGCGGCCCAGCTTCCAGCGCCGGCCGTTCAGCTCGTGCACCAGGCTCAGCGGCATGACCAGGCCGGCCACCATCACGTCCGAGGTGGCCATGGACGCCACCAGGTTGTGCGGCACGCGGTGGAACGTTCGCACGCGCAGGATggtcaccagcaccagcaggttCCACACGAACGTGGCCACCACCAGCATGGCCAGCAGGGTCAGCGCCAGCACGCTGAACACCGAGAACGGCCGGTAGAAGTTGCCGTCGGCCGCGCCGAGCGAGTCGTCGCCGTCGGACGAGGCGTTGGCGGCGGAGAACACGGAGGCGTTGCCGTACGGCGCGGCTCCGCCTTCTGCCCAACCCACCGACATGGTCTCCAGTCGTTCGGCCAGCCCAGCACTTACGTCTCGGCCTCAACGGTCACTGTAGGGGTCAGAAACAGAATAGATATTAGCCCGTGAGGAGTCCCAGATGATGAATAAGCCAAGACGAAAAAGAAATCCAATATTCAAAAAACAAAGGACAGTTAGCGGTCATCAGTTTAGAGCTGATATTTCTCTGCTCTGCTATGCAAAGTCTGAGCACGGGCCAAAGCCCGCTTTGATTACTAATTGATGTGCTGGATGACTTCCTGTCTAAGTGGAGAAAGTGAGAAAAGATTCTGGGCTGAATAGTTCATGGCAATGCGGCTCAACTTGCTTTGATTTTTCATCTCTTATGCTAGTCACCGACATGACTGAACGAGCGGTTGTCTGAATGTTGCAATAAACTATTCATAATGCTTAGGAGTTTGAGAAAGACGTGTCACAATCACTATCATATATTAAATGGCTCCAGCTCCTTCGCTTCCGTCCCAAAGTCCTCATAGTTCAGAGAAAAATATCAAGCATACCAGCACATTCGACTTTAGACTTTTCAAATGAGAGCTCCTGTACGAGCAGTTGACAGAACTGTTGATGATACTCCTGGAGGGTATTCAGCAGACTGTGAAGGCGCTGACAAGACAGTGAGACGCTCATCACAGACATAACTCCTTCCAGCGCTGACACTGGTGCTAAATACTTCcagcaatatttaaaaaatatgtgCGCTTGCACCCAGGCCGAGGTGAAATACTGTACACGCTCGGCTCTGTTGCACATTGGAATTCCGCGCTGTGCTAATGCACACACCAAATCAACTGCCCTGAGCATGCTCATTAGAATCCAACGTCCAGgtctctccctgttccaaagagcatctgtgtgtgtgggagggaggggtaaATGTCAGACTGGGAGATGTGCATTCATTATAGCTATGCTTTAATATCCCCCTGCTTAAATAAAAAGATAACTAGGACATTTCTTACATGGACAAGAGGTATAATCTTAAACCTGAGATTTACCTCGGGGTACGATTTAGAGCAAAAATCCCCAGAAACCACTCTGATATATGTAACTTCTGATCCAGCAAATTGGCCACATTTGAATGGCCATTAGAGTTATATATGTGATGGTATCCATTCATAATATCAGCAGATGGGGCAATTATTGCATTAGCCCTTGCATAAGTACCTCCAAATGAGTCAGTTGGCCAGCACTGCTGTGTATTCTGCTGACACAGGCAACTTATTAccatatatatcattaaaacaGACAGTTCCggcaatatatatattatatatatatattcaactCCCAGGTGACCTCTGACAGATGCTTGTGTGGGTTGGCTTaggttgggttggggggggggggtggggggggtggatgaGGGGCTGGGGTGTAGAGGTAAAAGTGGGAATAAGCCACTAACTATATCCTGGTGAGCTCACCTCCTTCTATTATTAACACATCTCATGCATTTTATAGCTCACCCACCGTTGACCATTGTGAGACcttgagtttcattttccaATCTAAGGTGTGAGCCATAAACTTTTATTCTTGTTGTTTAAACAACAGAGGACAAAATGAGATTAGTTTTTAATTGGAGTTTCACCAGATTTGAATTGCACAACGGGGGCTTTAAAATGGCGAAGCTTGTGCCAGGCCTGCGCTTTCTCTAACGACGTTACTGCCTCACCGTTTCCCCAGGGAAGCAACATCTGTGTGGCGGACACACAATGTCATTGCCACTGACAGGCACGGTGTTGGACTTGCTATTTCTGGCGAACTTCGCATCGCACAATGTTGTTACAGAACGCAAACAAACCTCCCCTTGAAGAATGTGCCCACTGAGTTTTGTCATCAGTCAAGACTGAGGCTATGTGACAGACAATGAGAAGAATCTCATTTTGATTTGAAGGCTGTCTCTGTGGGACGAAAAGCATAGTCACCAAATAAATGTCAAAgctaacaaataaaaaaataaacacaaaagagGATATTGCGAGCTGTCACATCAACTGAGCTTCAAACATATGAGGCAAGATGTATAGCTCTGGTAGAACTGGTAGCCTTCACTGAGTTCATCTGATACAATCTGTTCTGCTGTGAGCTTCTCCTACCCATCACAACCTGACTAAACTGATTTTAATGGCGAAAAGTGAATTAAAAAAGACTTCTTTCTCTCGCATGTGACATTCAGGAAGCGTATTACCGAAAGACTGCAGAGGGTGGGAAACAAGAGACTCTACTCTCGGATGTTTTTGACACATGGCACTGTTGCCGTGAGTGATTAATGTGTCTTTAATCATCTACAGTGTGTCTCATTGCCCAGTGTGAATCGGTACATCCATGGGGGCTATCCTGTCAgggaacatctgtgtgtgtgtgtgtgtgtgtgtgtgtgtgtgtgtgtgtgtgtgtgtgtgtgtgtgtgtgtgtatgtgtgtgttttatccacATGATTATTACCACACTGGGATGTGCTTCATAAAACCAGTTCATCTCTTTCTGCCCAACACACTCTACTCTATCTGTTTCCATCTGCTATCCATCACTCTCAGCCTTTGAGGATTCAACAAAAGTGCTCCTCTCAACACCCAGCTAGCAcctctagccctctctctctcacacacacacacattcacaaacacacacacacacaaacacacacacacgcgcgtgcacacacacacacacacacgcgcgtgcacacacacacacacacacacacacacacacacacacacacacgcacacacacacacacacgcacacacacacacacgcacacacacacacacgcacacatcacaAAGACAGATGCTCGATTTCCGCCCTGGCCTCTTTCTGTTGGCATTAGTCACCTCCCTCTTCTTTGTATCCTGTCTTCTTTATTAGGTGGTGCTCAGAGGCATGAAATTGAGCGCACCCGCATTTTCAACACTGCCAATCACCAGCTCATCTGCCAGCGCAATCATGAGCGACCATCTTCCCTACCGTGGAATAGCACGCTCTCCTCAGATCGGGAACCACGTCTGTCCCAAAGCAGAGGCATCTGCCAGTGAGAACTTCCCCAGTTGACGGCAGGAAGATGGAGGACATGAGCTTACTGGCAGGAGCTGGAAGCGGGGTAGCTGATTTCTGGGGACCTCCTCGCTCAGCTTTATCCGGGGCATTTTCACCCAATGCCTTGACGTGTCCCCAAAGGCCCTCCGAGTTAATTAGATCCACCGGGTGATCAAGCAGGCCACCAGCTTTCTTGGGCGAGGTTTACAAATGCTCTCTCATGTGCCTCCATGTTTATCAGACAGATTGGCAGACACTTGAAAGGCAAGTGTTTCCAACAGCTGTGTTTAGGAAGTCAGGTGGTCTGCTGGTAAAGCAGAGGTTTTCCAGTATTTCAAGTTACATAGAAAACAAGCCTGTAGAGCTCTGGTCACTCTGAAATATGTAACAAAAATACATCACTTATGGATCCCCCCCGAACACAGAAGGAGGAAGAACCTACAGGAAcgtttcagcaccatggacagagaTGTTCCTCACTTTTGACTCCCAAAGCCCAAGCCAATCTCCCCACATCCACCTGTTGTGCATGCTGATTGAgagaggtaggcctactgtctgaTGTGTAGTGACTGGAATGCAAGATAATCAATCTGATGTAATTGTTTGCCTACAGTAGAAATTAAGCTCAATTTGGTGAATTGTAAAACAGACACGATGTTAATTAATAGTCTCGTGAAATTGTTGCAAACCTATAGACAAAGATTAGTTTATCCGTTCTGTTGCCCCCCTGCTGATTTCAGCACCCAGCCACCCAGTACATGCACACtcctacactcactcacacacacacacacacacacacacacacacacacacacacacacacacaaacgcagacataaagagagggagacaaagaggagACGAGAAagctagagcgagagagagagagagagagactggacagGTGAGGGAAAGAAAGATGAGAGACAAAGGAGACACTACAGAAACAGAAGACAAacttacattcattcattcattcattcatcaaatCCTGGGAACCAAGACAAACTTTCCTGAATATCATTACATGCACACTCCAATCAACAGTGAGTGTCGAAAATGTGATAGGATAATTAATCTAAATAGATGTGTTCCCTGTCAAAATGCGTAATCAATTATTCAAATTCGTCCTGTCTTGATTAGATATAAATAATATGATGTATCGACCTGACACTTACAGACCACAGTATAAGGGAGAATTTCTTGTAGTTTTCAAACATTTGTCATGCATACATGCTCATGTCACAGCATCTCTTACGTTGAAAGGAAATATATTTAGCACAAGCAATAATAATGTCCATGCGCGATCTCAGTGAGGTCTCAAGTCAAGTTAAATGTTTTCAAATCAACCTGATTTGTCTTTCTGCACAAACAGCACCCTCACTTTATCGTTGATCGCTGTGAGCCAGTAACCACTATCGGCTACTGGAATACCACACCAAAAGGCATGTGTTAATATGTCAtcgatgtagcctacacagcacagcatctgAGATTATGCGTTCTGATTATGCATCTGCGTTGATTGTGTTAGAGCTGCTGCTTAAAGAAACTTTCCCGATTAAAATACTTTCTGAACATCAAGAACTCTGGCTGCGAGGCGAAGACTAGGGCTCCCGTAGCTGATTTTTAACGTAATTCTAAAATGCTGATAAACAAAAATCACTCCGactagtaggctatagcctcctCGCGTCAGCATCTATAATGCATAGGCTATGTTATGGTGAAAGGCATAGCTCATGCgaaaataaaaaacaggatAGGTGAGCATCAAACATACTGCCCCACTCCGGTTGACAGCTGACACCCAACTTTGCTTTGGAAACTTacgaatgggaaaacaacgatTCTAGTAACGCTCTTTAAATATAACAAAATACCAAGATACACGAGCAGAACTTACCCTGCATTAGATCTCAAGAGACAAAATCAAATTAGCGAGGAGAGACTGAATCTGCCCCTTACTTCCATCTGATTTCACAGCTCGTGGACGCTCGCCAGGCAAGCGCCGTGTGGATAAGCTACCCACTCGTGTGGTCACGAGTGTATGAGCTCCCGTACAATTCTAACTGTGGAGTGAACCAAAGCCCACAGCGGTGGGAGGGGGTGGTAAGGGATGGCGCCGTTGACGAGTACACTTGAGCGTCCAATATCCCTGTTATTGAAAACAACCGAGTAAACAACTGGAAGCGATATTTCTAGCTTTCTATAATGGAAATGTCTAGGTCATTGTGTTTTATTGGCTACTGCTTTCAATTTCATGACACCGGTTAGCTTTGTGATGCGTGAAAGACAACTTTCACCTTTTGAATATCTGGACGAAGGGTCCGGGATCGTCTTGGTTTACATCAGTCTAtcagttcttttattttccaATAAAACCATTtgaagcattttttttgtatgccaaCAGACAGTATGCGTGTGATTTCAAATCATTGACTCGGATTACCGTGGGACCTACTTGAGCATTTTTTGAAGTCTCAGTGGTAGCTCCAGTTAATTAAATAGATAAAAATTCATTACATGTGTTTCTTTAAAGCTCTGACTGTAACTCCACTCAACTGAAGTATTTCCCCAGAGTGCAGAGAGTCCTGGAGAGATTTAGGTTATGAAGGGGTGTAGTTTACCCTAATCGCACATCTCTGGCCTTCTTGGaaaagtatacatttatttGATGACTTTGAGAATTGATCTCACCAGATAAATGTAGAATTAAAAAGGAAAAGGGGTCATGAGAAATAGAAATTTCTCATGGTTTTATCAATATACTGCCATTTTACATAGCAGTCTGCAGTCACCTAATTGCTAGAGAGCATTGTATTCCCAGTGTAATAACCAGCATGGTGATAAGTCTAGGCCTATAAGCTGCATCCTTTTTATTGTACTACCGGTACTACCTCTCATGTCATCCTAACCACAAATATattaaatataggcctattgcaaTTCACTATCTCAAAGACTATTACAGTTGCTTCAAGTGTTCTAAcacaaattcattcattcagtagtATAGTTTGTGGAATCAGCAAAAGTCCCAAAAGGTTATGCTATTATTGAAAGCGCAAGCATCAGTATTGGTTTGAGAAGGCAGTATTGTGGCTGACATATCATGAATGCTACACCTcagcaacagcacacacacacacacacacacacacacacacacacacacacacacacacacacacacacacacacacttatatttatTTGCTCAGATCCAAATCCTCTTGAGGACCAAACTTGCTCTAATGCAGTCTTCCTGACATCCTCAAATGATGAATTACTGTACATCAACTCAAACAGACTTTGACAGAAAACGTCATTCAGCGCATCGCCACCACGGCGCTTGCCTCACAAAACAGATGGACCAGGGCTCTTGGCAGAGCCGCACGTCTCTCTGGACTCTGATTGCTGGCACACGAGAGTCCAGGAGTAGCAGGAGAGAGGGCAATCAACGGAGCATCATCTCTGAGAGCCGCCACCGTGGCAAGGATCAGCACAATCTGCTCCGTGCCACCCatcatgatgttttttttttttttttttgcaatcttTTTTCCCTGTTCACGTAGGATGTGTGACGTGCTGTTACACAAGCAGGGAAGTCTGGTTTCTGAGGCTAAAGGCATGGGGATTGCATGATGCTAATTTTTCGCTTGAATGAATGTGTGACACATTGCCAAGCAGATGTTACACTCGCTACTCCTGTTTGTAAATTAGGGCAAAGGACAAATTGTTTGGAAAAGCACATATTTCTTGGCTTGTGTCTAATGAAAGACCCTCATTCTATTGTCACTTCAGGCTTGCTTTGGGTTTTTATGTGTAATGGACAGTGATATTGTGTCTTTTGGAAAGTGAATGGGTTGTCTACAAAATCCTCAAGGACAGTGTGAAAATGGGCAATTAATTTGCTCTGCTTCATTTAATATGGACATTTAGTTGCTTAGTTGCATCACTTTTCTGTTGTTCAGCCCAAGCTGACGCTTCAAATAAGTTCCCACATCAACACCAGATGCTGTAAAATTGGCCAGTGTCTCTATTGTGTCCTAGGGCCTGATGCTTATTTTGAAATGGTCCACAATGAACCAGGGCATCCTTTCCAAATCATGCTATTACGCAGAAACAACCTCAAGTTGCTCTTTGCGCTGCTTCTCAACTAGCCTGGCTCTGCCTGTCTAcatacttccgctcaatttcttttccctacggtactccgtctggaatagcttgatccgTCCTGGTTTACTCCGGATTCAGGGCGCTCGACCAACCAGCGAACAGCGAGGCCGTTCCTGAGAGTGATTACATTCACTGTATTTTCCGCACTATAGGGCGTACTGGATTCTAAGGCGCACTGTGAATTAATGGTCTATTTTCGAACTTTTTTTCATATATAAAGCGCACCAGACTATAAGGCGCATGTAAGCGAAACAAAACAGTCAgataagtcagtcagtcaaactTTATCAAACGTGTTCACAATAACTCTCAACATTTTGACAGACCGCCGTGTACCACACAAAATGGATTCCAggtctttcattttctctcagcAGCAGATGCATCTATTGTGTGTTCAAGGTCAAGGATGAGGATGTTTTCTTCTTCTCAGGCCAGCTTCTTGACCCCCATATTGGCCAGTTTCATTCTATAATAcgtaaaaaagagagaacacgCCCATCCAcacttccttctcctccctctccagcacAGTCACAGCCCCCGGTATGTGGGTCAAGCCTCGGGGCTATCGGAAGACAGTCGTCCACCTGGTGTTTTTACGCTTCCTCCCAGTAAGGACACTTGTGATGGACGATGCAGACGCGATGCCATCGGTCATCACCATTACCCCTCCGGAGCTCAAAGTGGGACTCTTGGTCACTTGGCCACAAAGAAAACAAGTCCAAGGCCCCTCTGAGGTTTGCTCCCGATGAACctactctctttcccttccacTCCGATGATTCACACACATGGAAAGCAACGGAGGTCATCTCAGGTATAAATTGTCACGCAGAGCCGTTGCTGGCAGCGTGCGGATGCAGCGCTAATGTCTCAGAGCCGTGCTGGCAGTGTTGCAGATGTGGCGGCAATCTCTCAGCGCTGGCACAATGAGGTTCGGTCTCTGCAGGGCCCCTCTGGCGCCGTGCCATCCTCTTTGGCAATTTAAATGTGCCGGTAAATATAACCGTGTACTGCAAGCAATAGCTGTTGCACTCAGCAGCACTGCacagaactgagagagagagtcagtaaTTTTGGAGACGCTAAATCCGCTTAGCTTGACACACATGATTTTTCACAAGCACAttcagtatatacatacatatatatatatatatatatatatatatatatatatatatatattgcattCCAAAAACAAATCACAGAAAGCATAAAATTGGAACAATTACTGCAAAAGCATGATTTTAGAAAATATAACTACCTTGGTGAAAAGCTTGGGGTGTGAGGTGACTCCTTTCTCATTATTTCTACAGTCAGTCATGTCCAGCTTTATCTTCTGCTGCAGAGGGGTTCATGCCTTACAGTTCTGGTCCCAATCTGTATGGATGGAGTGTCCTTGCTATGGCTTTTAAGTAATAAATTGCAGAGAGTCAAATCGTCCTGGGTAATCTTCCGCCATTAGAGTTTGTTTTCAAAGCCTGACTGTGAGGCACTGGAAATTAATTGCTTGTGTGgcatttaaacatttatttactcGGAGCAGAGGCCATCCGAAAGCTGCTTTGGTGGAATTGTCATATTTGAAATATCACACCGAATACACCAGTGATAGCTCGGCCTGCATTTACTGACAGGCAGCGCCTTGTTCCACCAAAGGCATTTGGCATAAACATACTGTGACATTTAGGATCACGCACAAGCCCATGGAGGAACAAAACAAATTGTGAGTAAATCTGACTTACCTCTCTGTATTTTCCGGAAGAAGGCCCAACCAAGCACTGCGGTAAAATTAGTTTAATATTCAAAaattttttaacattcaaaattcaaaatgaccAAATATGGCTGTGGAGTATACCAATGCCGTGCCCAACTAAGCAGACTTGTGCAGGTTAAGCTATGAAATCTCATTggttttgcatctgaattcGTACAGTAATGTAGTTAAGGAACCAGGTTGGAAgcgtgtgtggcatgtgtggtaTGTTGATTATTGCAGACTTTGCGTCACAGTGCAATGAAGTGTGGGAAGTGATTCCCATATAAAATCCTGCTCTTTCAGCAGAACAAATGCACTCACGGTAAATAGGCCAACGTAGTGAGTACAGAAACAAAGGAATGGGTGGAAGGATTAGATATTGGGATTAGTTTATGTATCCATCTATCCGTTTCTCTATCAGGCACATATTTCAGAGTGATGCTCGTCTTGTCATGGTACTGGGTCTGATtttatggcacacacacacacagacacgcacacacacatacacacacacacacacacacacacacacacacacacagacacgcacacacacacacacacagacacacgcacacacacacacacacacacacacacacacacacacacacacacacacacacacacacacacacacacacacacacatatggacagacacgcacatacatacacacacacacacacacacacacacacacacacacacttttgaaagTTACGGGATGTTTGCCAAACAGGTCTATCCTTCCATGACGGTGACATGAACCCCTGCACCTGTTTGTAGGTGGATGGAGTGATCAGGCTGCGATTGTCTGGGAAAAGCCCCACGAACTTGACAGAGAATTCAGCTTGCTCCAATGATCTGTGCACTAACCATATTGAGCAACTGTCAGACTGGGTAGAATGATTTATTCTGTCAAGAAAATCACTACGCGCCAAACCTAATACGACTCTCTGTGTCAGCATCGCACAGCCTGTGCGTGTGGAAATAGGTTGGACTAGATCTGTGGACGGACCCAAAATGCCC
This is a stretch of genomic DNA from Sardina pilchardus chromosome 19, fSarPil1.1, whole genome shotgun sequence. It encodes these proteins:
- the htr5ab gene encoding 5-hydroxytryptamine (serotonin) receptor 5A, genome duplicate b, whose protein sequence is MSVGWAEGGAAPYGNASVFSAANASSDGDDSLGAADGNFYRPFSVFSVLALTLLAMLVVATFVWNLLVLVTILRVRTFHRVPHNLVASMATSDVMVAGLVMPLSLVHELNGRRWKLGRLLCQAWISFDVLCCTASIWNVTAIALDRYWSITRHLEYTLKTRKRISNVMIALTWLLSSVISLSPLFGWGETYSEERLECQVSQDPSYTIFSTFGAFYLPLCVVLFVYWKIYKAAKFRIGSRKTNTITPMAEVVQVKEAERQPQMAFTARHATVSFQTDGETWREQKERRAALMVGILIGVFVLCWIPFFLTELVIPLCSCDIPPIWKSVFLWLGYSNSFFNPLIYTAFNKNYNNAFRNLFSRQR